The segment GAGGCGCATCCACTTGCCATAGGCGGGCTTGGCGGCCGTGGCGACAAGATGAATGCCGAATACCACGGGCAATACGAGCAAGGCGGGCGCGTTCTTCGTGACAAGGATCAACAAGAACGTGACGAACACGCCTTGCACGATCTGCGCTCCGACGACAACGGGCTTCACCTGGAGACGGTCGACAAAGGGCCCGAAGATGAATTGAAACACTTGTGGCACCGTGATCAGAAATCCCGCCAGTCCGGCCACCACACCGGAAGCATCAGACTGGCTCAGGTACCACAGCGTTGCCACCAGGTAGACGCTGTCGCCAGCATTGGTGATCAAGCGGCCCAAAAACAATAGCAAGAAGGCCTTATTCGTCAACAACTCCCGGTACAACTGTCGTCATCCTTACCGTCATGCACAAGAGATCATTGCGTTCCGTAGATCACGGCGTGGACGTGTCGCGGCCCGTGGACCCCCACCACCGGGTGCAGCTCAATGTCCGACGACTTGCTGGGACCGGTGATGAAAGTAACGTTCTGCGGAGCGGTGGTGGGGTCGGCGACCCCGTACCGGCCGGTGAGGCCCGTGATGGCCTCGGCCAGGGTGGGGACCAGCACGGCGCCGGGGACCAGGATCACCAGGTGCTCCGGCAGCAGGCTGACGGCCCGCCCGCGGCCCGCACCGTGGACCACGGCCACAGTGCCGGTGGCGACAATGGCGAAGTGGGCCACCACGATACCCAGGTCCGCGATGGCCACGGCCTCGCGCAGCCTCAGCGGAGAAAAGCCCGGCTGCTGGTCCCGCCAGCGGGTGAGCCGGCAGCCGGCTTCTTCCAGGGCGTGAAGCACGGCTTCCAGGACCGGCCCGGCGCCCTCCGGCAGGTCCGGGGCGGCGGGGTCCCAGGCCACCACCCGGCGCAGGCTGCGCGACCGGACGAATGCGGCACAGGCGGCCGCGCAGGCCGCCGCAACGGCTTCGGGCGTTCCGCCCTGGACGCGGGTCCAAGTGCCGTGGACAGCCTCCAACTCCCGACCAAAGCGCTCGGGCCAGCCGGAAGGGTCGGGGCCCGGGTGGTCCGCCCGCGGCAAGCCGGCGGTGGGACCGGACGCCACTACGGGGGAGGGGGTGGAGGCAGGTGCAGCGGGCGCCAGGCACCGAGCCATGGCCCGGCCCGGGGTCCGGGGCTCGCCCCCGGCCTCGGATCCCTCCCCGGATCCGTTCTCAGGCCGGGACCCGTCGTCGAACCGGGTTCCGGAGCGGGGGTGCGACAGGGCCTCGGCCGTACCTTGGGACCGGATCGTCGGCGCGGTCTGCGGCTGGATCGCAGCTGCGTCCCTGGCCGGTGGGCCGGCTTCGGCGGAGGCGGGCGTGAGGGATGGACCGCGGTTGCCCCCGGGCTCGGCGTCCTGGGACCCTGCGGGGCCGGGATCCACCTCCCGGGCTAGGGCGGCCCAGCGAGCATGGAAGGGCCGGGAGGCGACGGCCGGGAAGTCGCGGGAGGCCGTCCAGGCACCCAGGGGGCCCGGCCCGCCGCGGAGGACGGCCCCGACCATTAGCCCGGCCGCCGGTTCGTCCCTGGTGTGGGATTCCGCATCGAGCCACGGCACCTGCACCCACGCGGCCAACCGGGCCGCCAGCCGGTACCGCCGCGGGTCAGAAAAGACCCACCGCCACAGGCGGAAGGCCCATCGCTCCCCGTGGTCGCGGAGGCCCTTCGTGCCCGCCGCTGTGGCGTCGTCGTTGCCGGTGGGCGCCTGACCGGACCGCCCCCGGTTC is part of the Thermaerobacter subterraneus DSM 13965 genome and harbors:
- a CDS encoding LutB/LldF family L-lactate oxidation iron-sulfur protein, giving the protein MHSVPSDCHQAGTAPATATAGRLGNTLGRAGGPASATPSPTLSIATQPPSLSHRPPAEPFQERAAAALRDDFLRVAVPRATYRQHYGREQALAQLGDPLKWRERARTIRARTIAQLDRYLDQAVAAVQARGGHVHRAATAGEAVEAILGIIQRAGARRVVKSKSMVTEEIHLNPHLEAAGVEVVETDLGEYIIQLAGHRPSHIVAPAVHLSQQQIREIFSREAGRPLPDDAVALAAFARQQLRQKFLRADVGISGVNFLVAESGTVVLVTNEGNGRMVTSLPRIHIAVMGMERVVPTWSDLAVLLEVLARSATGQKITVYTTFVGGPRRPGEADGPEEFHLVIVDNGRSNLLGTRFQVALHCIRCGACLNACPVYRQIGGHPYGGVYSGPIGAVITPLLGGLDGWDDLPYASSLCGACHEACPVMIPLHDLLLDLREEVVNRGRSGQAPTGNDDATAAGTKGLRDHGERWAFRLWRWVFSDPRRYRLAARLAAWVQVPWLDAESHTRDEPAAGLMVGAVLRGGPGPLGAWTASRDFPAVASRPFHARWAALAREVDPGPAGSQDAEPGGNRGPSLTPASAEAGPPARDAAAIQPQTAPTIRSQGTAEALSHPRSGTRFDDGSRPENGSGEGSEAGGEPRTPGRAMARCLAPAAPASTPSPVVASGPTAGLPRADHPGPDPSGWPERFGRELEAVHGTWTRVQGGTPEAVAAACAAACAAFVRSRSLRRVVAWDPAAPDLPEGAGPVLEAVLHALEEAGCRLTRWRDQQPGFSPLRLREAVAIADLGIVVAHFAIVATGTVAVVHGAGRGRAVSLLPEHLVILVPGAVLVPTLAEAITGLTGRYGVADPTTAPQNVTFITGPSKSSDIELHPVVGVHGPRHVHAVIYGTQ